The Lathyrus oleraceus cultivar Zhongwan6 chromosome 5, CAAS_Psat_ZW6_1.0, whole genome shotgun sequence genome includes the window atgatattttataatgcttattatatcgattaaggaactcacccttacaactatttttcaggtaacgagcagtgattgagtagaagctagtgcttggagtctagtgtagttccttagtgggtcatgctctggtagatgtaacatcgggatgggatgttttaaatgttttattgtgggttgtgaaccattttacatgtaatgtgtgacatgttttgcatgattgaattggtctctatccgctgcgtattatgcaagTGTTTACTCTGttttaataaaagagcatgacagttattatggtgaatggtgtgaaatgattgtgtgacacccttaattgcataattactctgattgatatattgctattttaattaaatatttggggtattttagaagggtgttacacctaCTCTAATGCCAATTGAAATTATGTTCCTCACAGGACAGACGTCGAACTCGATGCTTCGACAAACGGTTCGACAAGATGAACTAGAACCACTACAGCAACAAGTACTCGATGATGAAGCATAAAAGTAATAAATAACACAATCAATTATTTACCCAGTTTGGTGAAACGACACCTATGACTGGGGGGATAAGTTCATAACTCGAGAAAGGAAAAACATTTATTAGTAGTTTAATACAATTAGTTTTAAAAGCAGTAACAAACCCTATGTTGTTCAACGCCTTTTCCTAATACTACCTGATGACTTTATATTTAAAGCATCCCCCTAAACATGAGAATCTACTCACTTTCTTCTTTGTCACACAACTCATGGCATGGGCAGGCAACCATTAAACCATAGTGATCAACTTGAATCTAAACAAGATGAAAGAATGTTGAAAATTACAACTCAATTATACAAACCTTCTATGCCAAGTTACTAAAACAACAAAGGTGTACATGACAATGTTGAATTTACAACTCAAATAGACAAACCTTATATGCCAAGCTACCGAAACATATGGGTATACATAAAAGTAACAAGGACTCTTGTAAACCCTAGCACTCTAAAATATTCAATGGGAATGTTTGTCTTCCAATGTAGGTTTGAGATCCTTATATAGAAAAATATTTATGAGCTTTTTCTTTGTGGATCTACAGTTATTTTCGTCCATAATCTTTGAACAATTTGTTGGATATTTAATTTGTTCCTTGAATATCTCTAACAAAAAGATATGATTTGATTGGTTAcaaattcaaattaaaatatctTTTAAATCTGATTTGATCTTCAAGGTTATCTAACAAATCATATAATCCTGTTGTTACACCAAAAGCAATAAAACATAACTGAATTTTCTCAAAAGATTATGTTAAAACACAATAATCTGGCGCCTATTGCACAAGGCCCAGATGTCGTACCAACATGATGGAGTGTTGCACCTGACATGTGTACCCTTTTCATTTCTATACAACTTTAGCAAGCTAGACCAATCTGGAACACTTGGACACTTCTCCAAGTTGTTGTTTTGCTAAAATGCAGTCAATCCAAAGGGTTAATCCAATAGGAACTACATATATCCGAATTTTGTTTTGCTAAAATAAAGCCAATCCAAAGGGTTAATCCAAAAGGAACTACACATATCCAAATTTTACTGCTAATGTGAGTTTTTTAAACCAGTTTTCTATTTTGGTTCGTATTAGTTATGGTGCGCCCAAATATGTTTCCCGAAGATATTGTAAGTGATGATACAAAATCGAATGTAGTGAAGGATGATGTTAAACTGGATAAAGTGAAGGATGATGTTAAACCATTTTTTGTCGAGATAGATGTTGGTCAATATTTTAGAAATGAAACACTATTTATTACTCGCGAACATATGCTTGAATGGGTTCGCATGGAGGCCAAAAAATTGGAGTTTGGCGTTGTATTCAGAAGGTCTGACAATGGTTCAAACAGAAGGCAAGCATTTACAACCATGAGATGCGAGAGAAGTGGCACATATATTCCACGATTTGGAAGTTGAAACGTGATGACACCAGATCGAGAAAATGTGAGTGTCCGTTTAAATTGCGTCGATACTATAAGGTGACTGATACATGAAAGTTTAATGTGATTTTTGGTATACATAATCATGATTTGCAAACCGAGCTAGTCAATCATCCCATCGTATGTCGCCTTAAACCGGAGGAAAATGAAATTGTTTCAGACATGTCTTTAATCAGGGTGACACCAAAAACATACTTGCAAATTTGAAATGGAAAATACCTGAAAGTGTTTCAAATATCAAGCATGTATATAATGCACAATATCGAAACAATGTGGTGATAAGAGGCCATAGATCCAAAATGCAACAACTTTGAAGCTTTTGAATGATAACCATTGTGTTTTTAGGTATAAAGTTTGTGAGGATAAAGTCATTGTCCGTGACATATTTTGGACTCATCCCAAAAATATCAAGTTGTTCAACACATTTCCCAATATTCTCATAATTGGTTCAACGTATAAGACCAATAAGTATAGGCTTCTACTTCTGGGAATTGTTAGCGCTACTTCTACAAAGAAGACTTTTTCAGTGGGATTTGCATTTTTGGAATCCGAAAAAGAGGTAACCGTTACATGGGCCTTGGAAATGTGTAAGACTTTGTTGAAGGAACATGAAAACATGTCAAATGTAATTGTCACTGATTGAGATATTGCACTAATGAATTTGGTTACAAAGGTGTTTGTTACATCCTACGCGTTACTTTGTAGATATCACATAACAAAAAATGTGAGAAGTCGGCTCAAACCCGTAGTAAGCACCAAACAAATCAAAGGTGAAGACAGCAAAATGGTCAAACCTGGTATGGCGTAGGAAAAGATAATAGATGCATGGAATGGTATATTAAATTCATCCACTGAAGACTTTTATGTTGCCTCTGTAATGTATTTTAGGAGTGTGTATGTTAGATATACAGATTTCCTGAAATATGTTGAGAGTACTATTTTAGAACAAGTGAAAGAGAATATTGTATGTGCTTGGACCAATCAGGTTAGATACCTCGGTGATACAACAACTAACGGAGTCGAATCTGCACATTCGGTGTTGAAGAAATTGTTGAGTGATAGTAAGGGTAATTTTTGTAAAGAGTGGGACGGCATGAACCAAATGCTCTAAAACCAACATAATAAAATACAAACAACTTTTTCTCTGAGCATTATCATATTAGAATATCGATTCAAAGATAACACTATATTCGTACTTGGTTGGCAATGTATCTCGGGCGAGATTAAGTTTCATTTTTCACGAAGCTAAGCGAGCAGAGAAGATAGGTTTGAATAGTTTAAAATATAGATGTACACTTCGGAAGACTTACGGTCTTCCATGTGCTTTAATCATTTCAAAAAAGGTGAAGCTTTATGCCCTGATACATATTGATGAAGTCTACAGTAACTAGAGAAGACTCTGGTTTGATGACGATGGTGTGATGAAGGATGATAAAACATGTATAACTATCATGACATGGTAGGAAATAATACAAGATAGAATTTCTAAAGTAGATAACACCATAAAATTGCACGTCAAAGAGAAATTGAGGAAGATTTCCTATCTAGAAACCACAAATTTGAAACCTCCTTAGGAATCGATTAAAACCAAAGGTGCCCCTAAAAAGGTCAAACTGACACAATATGACAATTCAGAAAAGTGGTTTACTTCATACTTTGAACATGTTGATTCACATTTCTCGGACTCTCCAACTCTAAAATCTCAAAAAAGTGTTTACAAGGGTGCTCACGTTAGCAAACCTCCTCCTTCACCACCGATGCCTAAAATAATCTACATTGAATAAATGTATCTTTTTATGCATAAACACGTTAAGGGTGATGGTAATTTTGATTATCGGGTCGTATTCG containing:
- the LOC127081818 gene encoding protein FAR1-RELATED SEQUENCE 5-like, producing the protein MVRPNMFPEDIVSDDTKSNVVKDDVKLDKVKDDVKPFFVEIDVGQYFRNETLFITREHMLEWVRMEAKKLEFGVVFRRSDNGSNRRYKVCEDKVIVRDIFWTHPKNIKLFNTFPNILIIGSTYKTNKYRLLLLGIVSATSTKKTFSVGFAFLESEKEVTVTWALEMCKTLLKEHENMSNVIVTD